The sequence TCCTGAAACAGATCGCGCAGGGGCAGGCGGAGGTGGCCGAGAAACGCGCCCTCGCCCTGGCCAAGGCCGCACCGCTGGCCGCGGCCCCGCCGCATGCCCTTGGGGTGGCACGGATGGCGCGCGGCCATTGGGCCGCCGCGATCAAACCGCTCGAAGCCGCGTTGGCGCGGGACCCGGCCAATTCGGTCTACAAGGGGGATCTGGCGCGCGCGCTGGCCCGCGTCGGCCAGCCCCGCCGCGCCGAGGCGTTGATGCACGAGGCCATGGCCGCAGGCCATTCCATGGCCCGGCCCCTTGCGCGTTTGCTGCGCGATACCTGCCGCGCCGACGCGGCGGCCAAACTGCTGGTCAAGGCGGCTGGCGCGCAGCCCCGGGATGTGGACCTGCAGATGGAACTGGCCAGCGTACTGGCAGAGTTGCGCCGCCCCGATGAGGCTAGGCGCGCCCTGGAGACGGCGATCAAGGCAGGGGGCGCGCGGCGATCCTTGACCGCGCGGCTGGCCCAGGACCTCGAGACAGCGGGCGAAGGCGCCGCGGCGCGTGCGCTGCTCGACGCATTGCTCGCGCGCGAGCCCGCCGAGCCGGGCCTGTTGACGCAACGGGCCCAGTTGCGCCAGACGTGTGGCGACCTTGCCGGGGCGGAGACGGACCTCGCCGCCGCGCTGGCGGCCGACCCATCCTATGCCGAGGCCTATCGCGCCTATGCCAATGGGCGCAGGATCGAGGGCGACGATCCGGTCCTGTCCCGGATGGAGGCGCAGTTGGGCCGTCCGTCGCTGGATGCCCGTGCGCGCCGGACGCTCGGGTTTGCGGCGGCCAAGGCGATGCACGATCTGCGCCGCTACGACGAGGCCGCAGATCACCTTGCGCGCGCCAATCGCCTGATGGCTTCGGCCTTTCCCTACGGATTCGAGGCCGATCTGGCCGAGGCCCGGCTGCTGGTGTCCGAATGGCGCGCGACATTGCAGGGCCTGACGCCGGAGGGGCCGGACGATCCCGTCCTGTTCGTGACCGGCCTGCCGCGGTCGGGCACGACCCTGGCCGAGACGATCCTCGCGGCCCATTCCCGCGTCACCCCGGCCGGCGAGTTGCCCTTCCTCTACCGGGCCCTGGCCCCGGCGATCGACGCCTTGCGCAGCGGATCGGGTGGCGCCACGGATTTCGCCGAGGCCGGCGCACGCTACCTTGCCGCCGCCCGTCGCCGCAGCGGCGCGGCAGACATTATCGCCGACAAGGCCATTTCGACCTTTTCGCGGATCGGGCACGCCGCCATGGCCCTGCCTGGCGCCAGGTTCATCGTGTTGCGCCGCGATCCGCGCGATGTCGGGCTGTCGCTCTGGCGCAATCTCTTTGCCGAGGGGCAGCATCGGTATGCCTATGACCTCGCGCAGATGGGCCGATACATCCGCTTGCACGATGCCCTGGTGCGCTTCTGGTCCGAGGCGTTGCCCGAGCGGGTGCATGTCCTCGATTACGAGGAGCTGACGGCCCGGCCCGAGTCGCAGATCCGGGCGCTGATCGCTTTTGCCGGTCTTGAGTGGGAGGGGGCCTGCCTGTCGCCCGAAACCGCCGATCGTGCCATCAGCACGCTCAGCTTTGCCACCGCCCGGCAGCCCATCGGGCGCGATGCCGTCGCAGGGTGGCGCCATTACGAAACGGCCCTGGCCCCTTTGCTGAGCGCCCTGGAAACCGAGGTCAGTCTGTTCCCGACCGACTGACGCCGGTCTCCGCGATCATGCCGACAAAACGCAAAAGGCGGCCGTTCTGGCCGCCCTGCGCAAGCGTTCGCAATGGGTGTGGTCAGCCCGTGGCCTTCAGGCCGGCCGGCTTGGCCGCGATGCCGCGCTTCGGGCGCGCCGCGCGGTGCCAAGGCATCTTCACGTCTTCTGCCTTTTTGGCTTCGTTCAGGACCGTTTTCATCCAACGCCGGGTTTTCATCTGCCTGTTCCTTTCGTGCCGCGATTTTTCGCTATGTTCGTTTGGTCATGCCCTTTCCGGGCTTGAGACCAATGTGACCCGGCTTTCCGGCAGTCTTGGGGCGAAATCGCTAATCGGCGGTAAAAAATCGGGGCAGGATTTGGGCGCTGATCGGGGACGATGCGGCCTTTTTCATTTGGGTTTTCTGAAAATGCGACCGGTCTTTGCGGCACCGATGGGGCGGCCTCTGCCCTGATCGCGCCCAGATTGCTACCCTGTCACATGGCGACGGGGCAGCGCCGTGTCGTCAGAGACGAATCGCCGACAGCAGCCGGCCATAGTCCGCCTCGCCGCGATGGGTTGCGCGGCGATAGGAAAAGAACCGGTCCTGATCGGAATAGGTGCAGTGGCGCGTCCATTCGGCCGCCGCCACCCCGGCCGCGCGCAGACGCTGCAAACCGTAGCCGGGCAGATCGAACAGGTACTTGCCATCGGCCGAATTGATGAAAAAGCGGCCATTGGCGGGATCGTCGTCAAGGAACCTTTCCAGGAATTCCTGTCCGACCTCGTAGGCGCGTTGGCTGATCGAGGGGCCGATGACGGCGCGGATCGAAGCGCGCGTCGCGCCAAGGGCCTCCATTCGGTCGATCGTGGCGTCCAGCACACCGTCCAGCGTGCCGCGCCAGCCGGCATGGGCGGCGGCCACCACGCCCGCCGTGCGATCCGCAAAAAGCACCGGCTGGCAATCGGCGGTCAGGATCGCAACGGCGAGTCCGGGCGTCGCGGTGACGATGGCATCGGCGCGCGGACGGTCCGCGGCCGCGTCGGGCGGTGTCGCAAGGGTCACCGCCTGGGCCGAATGCACCTGATGAACCGTTACAAGCCGTTCGGGCGCTACATCCATGGCATGGGCGGCACGCTTGCGGTTCATCTCGACGATCTCTGCCTGATCCGACGAACCGCCGCCGCAGTTCAAGCCTTCGAAAATGCCCGAACTCGCCCCGCCGCGCCGGGTGAAAAAGGCGTGGTGGACCCCGTCGAGCAGGGGCGATGTCAGGATTTCGAGCTGCGGTGTCGAAGCAACCATGGGGTCAGACAGTGTCTTGTTGTCGGGCAAGGCCGGGCGGCGGGGGCGCATCGGGCGGTGTGAGGGCGAGCATCCGAAAGAGGTTTCCCATTTCTTCGTGATGCGTCAACCGCCTGTGTGCGGTTACGATGGCCTCGCGCTCCGGGCCGGGCCGCCCGGCGGCCAGCGCCTGGGCCCGCGCGGTTATGCCGAGCCGTTCCAGAAACACGCCCTGCGGCGTCAGGGCCGAGGCCATTGCGGGGCACGCCGCCGCGGCGATCGGGGCAAACGCGACATGGGCGGTCAGATCGGCCATGCCAGGGCTGTCGAGGGGGTCGGTAGGGGCATGGCCCGCGACCGCCTGAAAGGTGTCGCCGATGCTGTCCCACTCGCCATAATCGACGATCAGCGCCACGCCGCCCCCCGCGCACAGGCGTCGCCCGATCTCGCCGGCGATGGCCGTGGCGGGGGCGCAGGTCTCGACGATCTGCCCTTCGGTGACTGTGGCAAGCCGGTCGGCCAGCATCGCCACCGGGACGGGGGGCGCAAGGCCCCAGATCAGCCTGTCCTGCGCCGCGCCGACCATGCGTTCGTGCCAGCCATCGGCGCGCCCGCGCTGGAACTGCCGGATCGGCAGCGCGTCGAAAAACTCGTTGGCCAGCAGGAAGAGCGGCCCCTCGGGCACGGTTTCCAACGTGTCGTGCCAGGTCGGGCGATACCCGGTCAGCGTTTCGGCCTGGGTTGCACGCAGGGTCGGCGACGCTTCGACAAGGTGCAGGCTCAGGGCGTCGTGAAAGCCCGGCACCCCGCGCGTGGCGCGCAGCACATCCGACATCAAGGTGCCACGGCCCGGACCCAACTCGGCCAGGGTAAAGGGGGCCGGCGCCCCCTGATCCATCCAGACCTGCGCCAGCCACAGCCCCAGCAATTCGCCGAACATCTGGCTGATCTCGGGGGCGGTGATGAAATCGCCCTCGCGGCCCAAAGGATGCTGCGTGGTATAGTAGCCGTGTTCGGGATGAAGCAGGCACTCGGTCATGTAGTCCGCGACCGTCATCGGGCCGGTCCGGGCGATGCGGGAGATCAGGCGGTGTTTCAGTGCGCTCATGCTGCGGGCCTGCGCCGGATCAGCCACAGGCCCGCCAGGATCATCGGGATGGTCAGAAGCTGGCCCATCGTCAGGCCCATCGCAGGGCCGAATTGCAGCGCATAGCCCAAGGGATTGCCGGGGCCGGCGAATTGCGCGTCCGGCTGGCGGACGAACTCGACCGCGAAGCGCGACAGCCCGTAGAGCACGAAGAACAGGCCCGTCAGCGCGCCGGGCCGTTTCAGCCAGCCGCGGCGCCAGGCCAGCCACAACAGGATGGCGCCCATCACCAGACCTTCAAGCACAGCCTCGTAAAGCTGCGAGGGGTGGCGCGCACAGGCCAGCCCCCACTCGGTCTGGACCATGCCCACCGGCGTCAGACAATCCTGCGCCGCCCGGCCCGGAAACACGACGGCCCAGGGCACATCGCTGGGCCGGCCCCACAACTCGGCATTGATGAAATTTGCGACGCGCCCAAGGAACAGGCCGATGCCGACCACCATCGCCATCGCATCGGCCACCTGGAGCGGTGGGATGCCGTGGCGGCGGCACCAAATCCACGCTGACAGCGTCACGCCGATCAGCCCGCCGTGGAAGGACATGCCCCCCTCCCAGATGCGAAGAATGGCCAGCGGGTCCGATAGGTAACCGTCCGGTTGGTAGAACAGGACATAGCCGAACCGGCCCCCAAGGATCACGCCGAGAACAACCGACGTCAGCAACCCCTCGACCTGGTCGGGTCGCATCGGGGCCGTATCCCCCGGCCAGAGTGCGTGGCGCTTGACCGCCTGCAGGATGATCCACCAGCCGGCTGCGAAGCCCACGATATAGGCCAAAGCATACCAGCGCAGGGCAAAGGTGAAACTGCCGATCGTGATGGTGAAGATCTCGGGTGAAATCTCGGGGAAGAGGATCGCGAAGGGCATGGCGTCTCCGTCTGATCGGGGCCGGGTGATGGCGTCGGATGCAAGGGGTGGCCGGGCCCTGCGGCGAAGTCAACCTTGATCGCGGCCGGTATCGGGGCCATATCTGCCCCAAGCTGTAACGGAGAATGTGATGCAGACCCGCAACAAGATCATGGAAGATGTCAGCCAGTTGATGACCAATGCCATGGGTGTCGCACAGGGCGCCAAGGCCGAGGCCGAGACGGCCATGAAATCCATGATGGACCGTTGGCTGGCCGATCGCGATTTCGTCACACGCGATGAATTCGAGGCCGTCCGGGCCATGGCACAGAAGGCACGCGAGGAGAACGAGGCGCTCAAGGCCCGTCTCGAGGCGCTGGAAGGCGGCAAGGGCTGAGCGGCAGCCCACACACGCTACGCGACAGGGGGGCCTCGAGCCCCCTTTTTCATGGGCGGCTGCGTGCCCTTCGTCTTTCCCCGATTGCGCCCGGTTTGTGCCATAAGGGGACGCTAGGGCTCGGCGGGTATTTCCCAGCCCCGAGTGCCGTATGCTGGATCTGTCCGACCTTCACATCGCGATTCCCCTGGCCGTGTCCGGCGCCGCCCTTGTCGTGGCGCTGGTCGTGCCGAAACGGCGATTGCGCGCGCACGGCAAACGGACCGGGCGGCGTGCCGACATCGCCGCATGGCGCATCGGGCACGCACGCAAGACGCCGGTGCCGAAATCAGGCGCGCGCAGGGTGCCTGCATCTGCAAAGCCGTCTGAGGGGAGGGGCATCCCGCCTGTATCCCAGCGCCCCGTTCTGAACCGCTCGGAGGAGCGGGTCTTTGCCCAACTCGAGCATCTGGTCGAGCGCAACATCATGGGCCACGTCCTGTTGGCGCAGGTGTCGATGGGCGAGTTCCTCGCGATCCGGCGCAAGGGGCGCAGCTACGGGGCGTGGACATCCGATTTCAACAGGATCAACGCGAAACGGGTCGACTTCCTGATTGTCGATCCATCCTGGAACCCCGTTCTGGTGATCGAGTATCAGGGTGCGGGGCATTATGGCCCGGACGGGGCGCGCAAGCTGCGGCGCGACGCCGAAAAGCGCGATGCCATCAAGCGCATGATGTGCCACGCGGCCGGGAGCGGC comes from Roseibacterium elongatum DSM 19469 and encodes:
- a CDS encoding tetratricopeptide repeat-containing sulfotransferase family protein — translated: MLPPNKSQVPALYQQALKLQQAGQLTEARGIYERVLLVVPGQAEVLFQLGRIEAQLGDAAKSEGYLRKALKAKPTEAAIWQALHGVLEGPARQKLAREALKARVPLGLPAEVQPILKQIAQGQAEVAEKRALALAKAAPLAAAPPHALGVARMARGHWAAAIKPLEAALARDPANSVYKGDLARALARVGQPRRAEALMHEAMAAGHSMARPLARLLRDTCRADAAAKLLVKAAGAQPRDVDLQMELASVLAELRRPDEARRALETAIKAGGARRSLTARLAQDLETAGEGAAARALLDALLAREPAEPGLLTQRAQLRQTCGDLAGAETDLAAALAADPSYAEAYRAYANGRRIEGDDPVLSRMEAQLGRPSLDARARRTLGFAAAKAMHDLRRYDEAADHLARANRLMASAFPYGFEADLAEARLLVSEWRATLQGLTPEGPDDPVLFVTGLPRSGTTLAETILAAHSRVTPAGELPFLYRALAPAIDALRSGSGGATDFAEAGARYLAAARRRSGAADIIADKAISTFSRIGHAAMALPGARFIVLRRDPRDVGLSLWRNLFAEGQHRYAYDLAQMGRYIRLHDALVRFWSEALPERVHVLDYEELTARPESQIRALIAFAGLEWEGACLSPETADRAISTLSFATARQPIGRDAVAGWRHYETALAPLLSALETEVSLFPTD
- the pgeF gene encoding peptidoglycan editing factor PgeF, which translates into the protein MVASTPQLEILTSPLLDGVHHAFFTRRGGASSGIFEGLNCGGGSSDQAEIVEMNRKRAAHAMDVAPERLVTVHQVHSAQAVTLATPPDAAADRPRADAIVTATPGLAVAILTADCQPVLFADRTAGVVAAAHAGWRGTLDGVLDATIDRMEALGATRASIRAVIGPSISQRAYEVGQEFLERFLDDDPANGRFFINSADGKYLFDLPGYGLQRLRAAGVAAAEWTRHCTYSDQDRFFSYRRATHRGEADYGRLLSAIRL
- a CDS encoding class I SAM-dependent methyltransferase, producing MSALKHRLISRIARTGPMTVADYMTECLLHPEHGYYTTQHPLGREGDFITAPEISQMFGELLGLWLAQVWMDQGAPAPFTLAELGPGRGTLMSDVLRATRGVPGFHDALSLHLVEASPTLRATQAETLTGYRPTWHDTLETVPEGPLFLLANEFFDALPIRQFQRGRADGWHERMVGAAQDRLIWGLAPPVPVAMLADRLATVTEGQIVETCAPATAIAGEIGRRLCAGGGVALIVDYGEWDSIGDTFQAVAGHAPTDPLDSPGMADLTAHVAFAPIAAAACPAMASALTPQGVFLERLGITARAQALAAGRPGPEREAIVTAHRRLTHHEEMGNLFRMLALTPPDAPPPPGLARQQDTV
- the lgt gene encoding prolipoprotein diacylglyceryl transferase — protein: MPFAILFPEISPEIFTITIGSFTFALRWYALAYIVGFAAGWWIILQAVKRHALWPGDTAPMRPDQVEGLLTSVVLGVILGGRFGYVLFYQPDGYLSDPLAILRIWEGGMSFHGGLIGVTLSAWIWCRRHGIPPLQVADAMAMVVGIGLFLGRVANFINAELWGRPSDVPWAVVFPGRAAQDCLTPVGMVQTEWGLACARHPSQLYEAVLEGLVMGAILLWLAWRRGWLKRPGALTGLFFVLYGLSRFAVEFVRQPDAQFAGPGNPLGYALQFGPAMGLTMGQLLTIPMILAGLWLIRRRPAA
- a CDS encoding accessory factor UbiK family protein; this translates as MQTRNKIMEDVSQLMTNAMGVAQGAKAEAETAMKSMMDRWLADRDFVTRDEFEAVRAMAQKAREENEALKARLEALEGGKG
- a CDS encoding DUF2726 domain-containing protein; protein product: MLDLSDLHIAIPLAVSGAALVVALVVPKRRLRAHGKRTGRRADIAAWRIGHARKTPVPKSGARRVPASAKPSEGRGIPPVSQRPVLNRSEERVFAQLEHLVERNIMGHVLLAQVSMGEFLAIRRKGRSYGAWTSDFNRINAKRVDFLIVDPSWNPVLVIEYQGAGHYGPDGARKLRRDAEKRDAIKRMMCHAAGSGFMEVMASGLNEAQLAEINALFRPPNWQADL